One window of Bos indicus isolate NIAB-ARS_2022 breed Sahiwal x Tharparkar chromosome 18, NIAB-ARS_B.indTharparkar_mat_pri_1.0, whole genome shotgun sequence genomic DNA carries:
- the KMT2B gene encoding histone-lysine N-methyltransferase 2B isoform X3, translating into MAAAAGGGSCPGPGSARGRFPGRPRGSGGGGGRGGRGNGAERVRVALRRGGGAAGPGGAEPGEDTALLRLLGLHRGLRRLRRLWAGPRIQRGRGRGRGRGWGPSRGCLLEEESSDGESDDEEFQGFHSDEDAASSSLRSALRSQRGRAPRGRGRKHKTTPLPPPRLADVAPAPPKTPARKRGEEGTERMVQALTELLRRAQAPPAPRSRALKHRTGSWKCKEGPGPGPGTPKRGGQSGRGGRGGRGRGRGRLPLVIKFVSKAKKMKMGQLSLGLESGQGQDQHEESWQDAPQGRVGSGQGEGPCWRKEQKLEEEGEEEKEEEDEEEERAVAEEAMVLAEEKEEAKLPSPPLTPPAPPPPPSLPPASASPPSPLCPPPPPVSPPPPPTPPPPRAPEEQEESPPPVVPATCSRKRGRPPLTPSQRAEREAARAGPEGTSPPTPVPSTATGGPLEDSPTVAPKSTTFLKNIRQFIMPVVSARSSRVIKTPRRFMDEDPPKPPKVEVSPTLRPPIATSPLAPQEPAPAPSPPRAPTPPSTPVPLPEKRRSILREPTFRWTSLTRELPPPPPAPPPAPPPLPAPVTPSRRPLLLRAPQFTPSEAHLKIYESVLTTPPLGAPEAPEPEPPPADDSPAEPEPRALGRTNHLSLPRFAPVVATPIKAEMPSPGAPAPSSGQQPHAQLQQPLQALQTQLLPPALPPQQSLLQPQLQLQPPPQQAPPLEKARIAGLGSLPLSGVEEKMFSLLKRAKVQLIKIDQQQQQKVASLMPPSPGGQMEEVVGTVKQIPDRGSVKSEDESVETKRERPSGPESPVQGPRIKHVCRHAAVALGQARAMVPEDVPRLSALPLRDRQDLNAEDTSSASETESVPSQSQPGKVESTGPGGDSEPAGSGGTLAHAPRRSLPSHHGKKMRMARCGHCRGCLRVQDCGSCVNCLDKPKFGGPNTKKQCCVYRKCDKIEARKMERLAKKGRTIVKTLLPWDSDESPEASPGPPGPRRGAGAGGPREEVVAPPGPEEQDSFLLQRKSARRCVKQRPSYDIFEDSDDSDPGGPPAPRRRTPRENELPVPEPEEQSRPRKPTLQPVLQLKARRRLDKDALAPGPFASFPNGWTGKQKSPDGVHRVRVDFKEDCDLENVWLMGGLSVLTSVPGGPPMVCLLCASKGLHELVFCQVCCDPFHPFCLEEAERPLPQHHDTWCCRRCKFCHVCGRKGRGSKHLLECERCRHAYHPACLGPSYPTRATRKRRHWICSACVRCKSCGATPGKNWDVEWSGDYSLCPRCTQLFEKGNYCPICTRCYEDNDYESKMMQCAQCDHWVHAKCEGLSDEDYEILSGLPDSVLYTCGPCAGATHPRWREALSGALQGGLRQVLQGLLSSKVAGPLLLCTQCGQEGQQLHPGPCDLHAVRRRFEEGHYKSVHSFMEDVVGILMRHSEEGEMLERRAGGQTKGLLLKLLESAFGWFDAHDPKYWRRSTRLPNGVLPNAVLPPSLDHVYAQWRQQEPETPESGQPPGDPSTAFQGKDSAAFSHLEDPRQCALCLKYGDADSKEAGRLLYIGQNEWTHVNCAIWSAEVFEENDGSLKNVHAAVARGRQMRCELCLKPGATVGCCLSSCLSNFHFMCARASYCIFQDDKKVFCQKHTDLLDGKQPHLPPTSQEIVNPDGFDVLRRVYVDFEGINFKRKFLTGLEPDAINVLIGSIRIDSLGTLSDLSDCEGRLFPIGYQCSRLYWSTVDARRRCWYRCRILEYRPWGPREEPVHLEAAEENQTIVHSPAPCSEPPDHVDPPPDTDALIPRAPEHHPPVQNPDPPPRLDPSSAPPPAPRSFSGARIKVPNYSPSRRPLGGVSFGPLPSPGSPSSLTHHIPTVGDPDFPAPPRRSRRPSPLASRLPPSRRASPPLRTSPQLRVPPPTSVVRALTPTSGELAPPSRAPSPPPPPEDLGPDFEDMEVVSGLSAADLDFAASLLGTEPFQEEIVAAGAGGSSHGGLGDSSEEEAGPTPRYVHFPVTVVSGPALAPGALPGAPRIEQLDGVDDGTDSEAEAVQQPRGQGTPTSGPGAGRAGVIGAAGDRARPPEDLPSEIVDFVLKNLGGPGEGGAGPREEPLPPAPPLANGSQPPQGLPPNPADPTRTFAWLPGPPGVRVLSLGPAPEPPKPAASKIILVNKLGQVFVKMAGEGEPVSPPVKPPPLPPPMPPTAPTSWTLPPGPLLGVLPVVGVVRPAPPPPPPPLTLVLSSGPPSPPRQAIRVKRVSTFSGRSPPAPPPSKTPRLEEDGESLEDPPQGPGPCGSGFSRVRMKTPTVRGVLDLDDSGELTAEESPRPLQDRSPLLPLPEGGPPRAPDGPPDLLLESQWHHYSGEASSSEEEPPSPEDKENQAPKRAGPHLRFEISSEDGFSVEAESLEGAWRTLIEKVQEARGHARLRHLSFSGMSGARLLGIHHDAVIFLAEQLPGAQRCQHYKFRYHQQGEGQEEPPLNPHGAARAEVYLRKCTFDMFNFLASQHRVLPEGATCDEEEDEVQLRSTRRATSLELPMAMRFRHLKKTSKEAVGVYRSAIHGRGLFCKRNIDAGEMVIEYSGIVIRSVLTDKREKFYDGKGIGCYMFRMDDFDVVDATMHGNAARFINHSCEPNCFSRVIHVEGQKHIVIFALRRILRGEELTYDYKFPIEDASNKLPCNCGAKRCRRFLN; encoded by the exons atggcggcggcggcgggcggcggcaGTTGCCCCGGGCCTGGCTCCGCGCGGGGCCGCTTCCCGGGCCGGCCGCGGGGctccggcgggggcgggggccgcGGCGGACGGGGCAACGGGGCCGAAAGAGTGCGGGTAGCTCTGcggcgcggcggcggcgcggcgggGCCGGGCGGAGCCGAGCCCGGGGAGGACACGGCCCTGCTCCGTTTGCTGGGACTCCACCGGGGCCTGCGCCGGCTCCGCCGCCTGTGGGCCGGCCCGCGCATTcagcggggccggggccggggtcGGGGCCGGGGCTGGGGCCCGAGCCGGGGCTGCCTGCTGGAGGAGGAGAGCAGTGACGGGGAGTCCGACGATGAG GAGTTTCAGGGTTTTCACTCAGATGAAGATGCGGCCTCCAGTTCCCTGCGCTCTGCGCTCCGATCCCAGCGAG GTCGAGCCCCCCGAGGTCGGGGCCGCAAGCATAAGACGACCCCCCTTCCGCCTCCTCGCCTAGCAGATGTGGCTCCTGCACCCCCAAAGACTCCTGCCCGGAAACGGGGTGAGGAGGGCACAGAACGGATGGTGCAGGCACTGACCGAACTTCTCCGGCGGGCCCAGGCACCCCCAGCCCCCCGGAGCCGGGCAT TAAAACACCGAACTGGCAGCTGGAAGTGCAAGGAGGGGCCCGGCCCAGGACCTGGGACCCCCAAGCGTGGAGGACAGTCTGGGCGAGGAGGCCGTGGAGGCAGGGGCCGAGGCCGAGGCCGCCTCCCCCTCGTGATCAAGTTTGTTTCAAAggccaaaaaaatgaagatgggaCAGTTGTCCTTGGGACTTGAATCAGGTCAGGGTCAAGATCAGCATGAGGAAAGCTGGCAGGATGCCCCCCAGGGAAGAGTTGGATCTGGGCAAGGAGAGGGCCCCTGCTGGAGGAAGGAGcagaagctggaggaggagggagaggaggagaaagaagaggaagatgaggaggaggagagagctgTAGCTGAGGAAGCAATGGTGCTAGCcgaggaaaaggaagaggcaaaGCTGCCATCACCACCCCTGACTCCTCCAGcccctccacctcctccatccCTGCCACCCGCTTCAGCATCTCCTCCATCCCCACTTTGCCCTCCCCCCCCACCTgtctctcctccacccccaccaacccCTCCACCGCCTCGTGCCCCGGAGGAGCAGGAAGAGTCCCCTCCTCCCGTGGTCCCAGCTACATGCTCGCGAAAGAGGGGCCGGCCTCCCCTAACTCCCAGCCAGCGAGCAGAGCGGGAAGCTGCTCGGGCAGGGCCAGAGGGTACCTCTCCTCCCACTCCAGTCCCCAGCACCGCCACAGGAGGCCCTCTGGAAGACAGCCCTACTGTGGCCCCCAAAAGTACCACCTTTCTGAAGAACATCCGACAGTTTATTATGCCTGTGGTGAGTGCCCGCTCTTCCCGTGTCATCAAGACACCCCGGCGATTTATGGATGAAGACCCCCCCAAGCCCCCAAAGGTGGAGGTCTCACCTACTCTACGGCCTCCCATTGCCACCTCCCCACTGGCCCCCCAGGAACCAGCACCAGCCCCCTCTCCACCCCGTGCCCCAACTCCTCCATCTACCCCAGTCCCACTCCCTGAGAAGAGACGGTCCATCCTAAGGGAACCCACATTTCGCTGGACCTCACTGACCCGGgaactgccccctcctccccctgctcctccaccggccccacccccacttcctgcCCCTGTCACTCCTTCCCGGAGGCCCCTGCTCCTTCGGGCCCCTCAGTTTACCCCAAGTGAAGCCCACCTGAAGATCTACGAATCGGTGCTTACTACTCCTCCTCTTGGGGCCCCTGAAGCCCCTGAGCCAGAGCCTCCTCCTGCCGATGACTCTCCAGCTGAGCCTGAGCCGCGGGCATTGGGCCGCACGAACCACCTCAGCTTGCCTCGATTTGCCCCTGTGGTCGCCACTCCTATTAAGGCTGAGATGCCCTCCCCTGGGGCTCCAGCTCCAAGCAGTGGGCAACAGCCTCACGCTCAGCTGCAGCAGCCCCTACAGGCCTTGCAAACCCAGCTGCTGCCCCCAGCACTACCACCACAGCAGTCACTACTGCAGCCACAGTTACAGCTGCAGCCACCGCCACAGCAGGCGCCACCACTGGAAAAGGCCCGGATTGCAGGCCTGGGGTCCTTACCACTGTCTGGTGTGGAGGAGAAAATGTTCAGTCTCCTCAAGAGAGCCAAGGTGCAGCTAATCAAGAttgaccagcagcagcagcagaaagtggCGTCTTTGATGCCG CCCAGCCCTGGAGGGCAGATGGAGGAGGTTGTGGGGACTGTCAAGCAGATCCCAGATAGAGGTTCTGTCAAGTCGGAAGATGAATCAGTGGAAACTAAGAGGGAGAGACCATCG GGCCCTGAGTCCCCTGTACAAGGCCCCCGCATCAAACATGTCTGCCGTCATGCTGCTGTGGCCCTGGGTCAGGCCCGGGCCATGGTGCCCGAAGACGTCCCCCGCCTCAGCGCTCTCCCTCTCCGGGATCGGCAGGACCTCAATGCGGAGG ATACATCATCAGCATCTGAGACTGAGAGCGTCCCATCCCAGTCCCAGCCGGGAAAGGTGGAGTCAACAGGGCCCGGGGGAGACTCAGAGCCTGCAGGGTCTGGAGGGACCCTGGCACATGCACCCCGGCGCTCACTGCCCTCCCATCACGGCAAGAAGATGCGGATGGCACGGTGTGGACACTGTCGGGGCTGCCTGCGTGTGCAGGACTGTGGCTCCTGTGTCAACTGCCTGGACAAGCCCAAGTTTGGGGGCCCCAACACCAAGAAGCAGTGCTGTGT ATACCGGAAGTGTGACAAGATAGAGGCTCGGAAGATGGAACGGCTGGCCAAAAAAG GCCGGACGATAGTGAAGACGCTGTTGCCCTGGGATTCCGATGAATCTCCTGAGGCCTCCCCTGGTCCTCCAGGCCCACGCCGGGGGGCGGGAGCTGGGGGGCCCCGGGAGGAGGTGGTGGCCCCCCCGGGGCCCGAGGAGCAGGACTCCTTCCTACTGCAGCGCAAGTCAGCCCGGCGCTGCGTCAAACAGCGACCCTCCTATGATATATTCGAGGACTCGGATGACTCAGACCCCGGGGGTCCCCCTGCTCCTCGGCGTCGGACCCCCCGGGAGAACG AGCTGCCAGTGCCAGAACCAGAGGAGCAGAGTCGGCCCCGCAAACCCACCCTGCAGCCTGTGTTGCAGCTCAAGGCCCGAAGGCGCCTGGACAAG GATGCTTTGGCCCCTGGCCCTTTTGCCTCTTTTCCCAATGGCTGGACTGGAAAACAAAAGTCTCCAGATGGTGTGCACCGGGTTCGTGTGGATTTTAAG GAGGATTGTGACCTGGAGAACGTGTGGCTGATGGGTGGCCTAAGTGTACTCACCTCCGTGCCAGGGGGACCACCCATGGtgtgcttgctgtgtgccagcAAAGGCCTGCATGAG TTGGTGTTCTGCCAGGTCTGCTGTGACCCTTTCCACCCATTCTGCCTGGAGGAGGCCGAGCGGCCCCTGCCCCAACATCATGACACTTGGTGCTGCCGCCGCTGCAAGTTTTGCCACGTCTGTGGGCGCAAAGGCCGGGGATCCAAG CACCTCCTGGAGTGTGAGCGCTGCCGCCATGCTTACCACCCAGCCTGTCTGGGGCCCAGCTACCCAACCCGAGCCACACGCAAACGGCGCCACTGG ATCTGCTCAGCCTGCGTGCGATGTAAGAGCTGTGGGGcgactccaggcaagaactgggaCGTCGAGTGGTCGGGAGATTACAGCCTCTGCCCCAGGTGCACCCAGCTCTTTGAGAAAG GAAACTACTGCCCGATCTGCACACGCTGCTATGAAGACAATGACTACGAGAGCAAGATGATGCAGTGTGCACAATGTGACCACTGGGTGCATGCCAAGTGTGAGGGGCTCTCGG ATGAAGACTACGAGATCCTTTCAGGGCTGCCAGACTCGGTGCTGTACACCTGTGGGCCATGTGCTGGGGCCACACACCCTCGCTGGCGAGAGGCCCTGAGTGGGGCCCTACAGGGGGGCCTGCGCCAGGTGcttcagggcctgctgagctccAAGGTGGCAGGCCCACTGCTGCTGTGCACCCAG TGTGGGCAGGAAGGACAGCAGCTACACCCAGGGCCCTGTGATCTGCACGCTGTGAGGCGGCGCTTCGAGGAGGGCCACTACAAGTCTGTG CACAGCTTCATGGAGGACGTGGTGGGCATCCTGATGAGGCACTCTGAGGAAGGAGAGATGCTGGAGCGCCGGGCTGGAGGCCAGACCAAGGGGCTCCTACTGAAG CTGCTAGAGTCTGCGTTCGGCTGGTTCGACGCCCACGACCCCAAGTACTGGCGACGGAGTACCCGGCTGCCGAA CGGAGTCCTTCCCAATGCGGTGTTGCCCCCATCCCTGGACCACGTCTATGCTCAGTGGAGGCAGCAGGAACCAGAGACCCCAGAATCAGGGCAGCCTCCAGGCGATCCCTCAACAG CTTTCCAGGGCAAGGATTCAGCTGCTTTCTCACACCTGGAGGACCCCCGTCAGTGTGCACTCTGCCTCAAATACGGGGATGCGGACTCTAAG GAGGCGGGACGGCTCCTGTACATTGGGCAGAATGAGTGGACACACGTCAACTGTGCCATTTGGTCAGCCGAAGTGTTTGAAGAAAACGATGGCTCCCTCAAGAACGTGCATGCTGCTGTGGCTCGAGGGAGGCAGATG CGCTGTGAACTCTGCCTGAAGCCTGGTGCCACGGTGGGCTGCTgcctttcctcctgcctcagcAACTTCCACTTCATGTGCGCCCGGGCCAGCTACTGCATCTTCCAGGATGACAAGAAAGTGTTCTGCCAGAAGCACACAGACCTGTTGGATGGCAAG CAACCCCATTTGCCACCCACCTCCCAGGAGATCGTGAACCCTGACGGTTTTGATGTTCTCCGCCGAGTCTACGTGGACTTTGAGGGCATCAATTTCAAGCGAAAGTTCTTGACGGGGCTTGAACCTGATGCCATCAATGTACTAATTG GCTCCATCCGGATCGACTCCTTGGGCACTCTGTCTGACCTCTCAGACTGTGAGGGACGGCTCTTCCCCATTGGCTACCA gtGCTCCCGTCTGTACTGGAGCACAGTGGATGCTCGGCGGCGCTGCTGGTATCGGTGCCGGATCCTGGAGTATCGGCCATGGGGGCCAAGGGAAGAGCCGGTTCACCTGGAGGCAGCAGAAGAGAACCAGACCATTGTGCACAGTCCTGCCCCTTGCTCAG AGCCCCCAGATCATGTGGACCCCCCGCCAGATACAGATGCCCTTATCCCTAGAGCTCCTGAGCACCACCCACCCGTTCAGAACCCGGACCCCCCACCTCGGCTGGATCCAAGCAgcgcccctcctccagccccccgCTCCTTCTCGGGGGCTCGAATCAAAGTGCCCAACTACTCACCATCCCGGAGGCCCTTGGGGGGTGTGTCCTTTGGACCCCTGCCCTCGCCTG GAAGTCCATCTTCTCTGACCCACCACATCCCTACGGTGGGAGACCCGGACTTCCCAGCTCCCCCGAGACGCTCCCGTCGCCCCAGCCCTCTGGCTTCCAGGCTGCCACCTTCACGGCGGGCCTCTCCCCCTCTCAGAACCTCTCCTCAGCTCAGGGTGCCCCCTCCTACCTCAGTCGTTAGAGCCCTCACACCTACCTCAGGGGAGCTGGCTCCCCCAAGCCGGGCCCCGTCTCCTCCACCACCCCCTGAAGACCTGGGCCCAGACTTTGAGGACATGGAGGTGGTGTCAGGACTGAGTGCTGCTGACCTGGACTTTGCGGCCAGCCTGCTGGGGACTGAGCCCTTCCAGGAAGAGATTGTGGCTGCGGGGGCCGGGGGGAGCAGCCACGGGGGCCTGGGGGACAGCTCAGAGGAGGAGGCCGGCCCCACCCCCCGCTACGTCCACTTCCCCGTGACTGTGGTGTCCggccctgccctggcccctggTGCCCTCCCCGGAGCCCCCCGCATTGAACAGCTGGATGGAGTGGATGATGGCACCGACAGCGAGGCCGAGGCAGTCCAGCAGCCTCGGGGCCAGGGGACTCCTACTTCAGGGCCAGGAGCAGGCCGGGCGGGGGTCATCGGGGCTGCAGGGGACAGGGCCCGACCTCCCGAGGACTTGCCGTCAGAAATTGTGGATTTTGTGTTGAAGAACCTAGGGGGCCCTGGGGAGGGCGGTGCTGGACCCAGAGAGGAGCCCCTTCCCCCAGCACCTCCCCTGGCCAATGGCAGCCAGCCCCCTCAGGGCCTGCCCCCTAACCCAGCTGACCCCACCCGGACGTTTGCCTGGCTCCCTGGACCCCCAGGGGTCCGGGTATTGAGCCTGGGCCCTGCCCCTGAGCCCCCGAAACCTGCCGCATCCAAGATCATCCTCGTCAACAAGCTGGGGCAGGTGTTTGTAAAGATGGCGGGGGAGGGTGAACCTGTCTCACCTCCAGTGAAGCCACCGCCTCTGCCCCCTCCCATGCCCCCCACGGCCCCCACTTCCTGGACTCTGCCCCCAGGACCCCTGCTGGGTGTGTTGCCAGTGGTAGGGGTGGtccgccctgccccgcccccacccccccctccATTGACGCTGGTGTTGAGCAGTGGGCCCCCCAGCCCACCCCGCCAGGCCATCCGTGTCAAAAGGGTGTCCACCTTCTCTGGCCGTTCTCCACCAGCGCCTCCACCCAGCAAGACTCCCCGGCTGGAGGAAGATGGAGAGTCCTTGGAAGACCCCCCCCAGGGTCCAGGGCCTTGTGGCAGTGG GTTCAGCCGAGTGAGGATGAAAACGCCCACCGTGCGTGGAGTTCTCGACCTGGATGATTCTGGGGAGCTCACTGCGGAGGAAAGCCCGAG GCCCCTTCAGGACCGGTCCCCTCTGCTGCCACTTCCCGAAGGTGGTCCTCCCCGGGCCCCTGATGGTCCCCCTGACCTGCTGCTTGAGTCCCAGTGGCACCACTACTCAG GTGAGGCTTCAAGCTCCGAGGAAGAGCCTCCATCCCCAGAGGACAAAGAGAACCAGGCCCCTAAACGGGCTGGCCCACACCTGCGTTTCGAGATCAGCAGTGAGGATGGGTTCAGCGTGGAGGCAGAGAGCTTGGAAG gggCATGGAGAACTCTGATTGAGAAGGTGCAAGAGGCCCGAGGGCATGCCCGGCTCAGACATCTCTCCTTCAGTG GAATGAGTGGGGCAAGGCTCCTGGGCATCCACCATGATGCTGTCATCTTCCTGGCAGAGCAGCTGCCCGGGGCTCAGCGCTGCCAGCACTACAAGTTCCGCTACCACCAGCAGGGAGAGGGCCAGGAGGAGCCACCCCTGAATCCCCATGGGGCAGCCCGCGCTGAGGTCTATCTCCG cAAGTGCACCTTTGACATGTTCAACTTCCTGGCCTCCCAGCACCGGGTGCTTCCTGAGGGAGCCACCTGTGACGAGGAAGAGGACGAGGTGCAGCTCAGGTCAACCAG ACGTGCCACCAGTCTGGAGCTGCCCATGGCCATGCGCTTTCGCCACCTCAAGAAGACATCCAAAGAGGCTGTGGGTGTCTACAG ATCTGCCATCCACGGGCGGGGCCTGTTCTGTAAGCGCAACATCGATGCCGGCGAGATGGTCATCGAGTACTCTGGTATTGTTATTCGCTCTGTGCTGACTGACAAGCGGGAGAAGTTCTATGATGGGAAG GGCATTGGGTGCTACATGTTCCGCATGGATGACTTTGACGTGGTGGACGCCACCATGCATGGCAATGCCGCCCGCTTCATCAACCACTCGTGTGAGCCCAATTGCTTCTCTCGAGTCATCCATGTGGAGGGCCAGAAGCACATCGTCATCTTCGCCCTGCGCCGCATCCTGCGTGGTGAGGAGCTCACCTATGACTACAAGTTCCCCATTGAGGATGCCAGCAACAAGCTGCCCTGCAACTGTGGCGCCAAGCGCTGCCGTCGCTTCCTTAACTGA